In the Candidatus Sysuiplasma jiujiangense genome, GTCGTGTTAGGAACTCCAGAGCCTGAAGAACCTGATACTGTCACCGTGTAGCTCCCGTTTGCTGTGCTCACCTTCGATATATAAAAGGTCTGAACCGTCGTTCCATTGCTGCCGGAGGGAGAGCCCGTGGACTTTACACTGTAACGGACAAACGAACCGTTAAAAAACCAAACAGGGAACTTCACTTCAGCAGACTGATTTCTGTAAAACAGTGGACTGCCCGTATGCCTGGAAACTGCCGGAACGGTGAACACCACAATTATTGAAATTACGACCAGCAACAATGCTGCGGCCGGCCTTCCTCCTTGCATTTTTGTCAGGGTAACCTGAGGCGGATAATAGCGACGGATAGAAATATTTTCCGTTTCAGTTTTGTAGAGCCCAGGCACTTTCAGGCGCAGGAATCATCGGGCAGGCATCGTTACAAGTATCGCAATCGGCATAAGCATGACTGATAGTTGAACTAACCTGGACACCGATCTGGCAAATTGACAGTGCAGCTGACCACAAGCCTCTCTGGAACAAGAACGCGGCCGTCATTCCTTTCGTAATATATTGCGCCTGCCTTCCAGAATGAGTCTTCGTCAGGCACATTGACGGCTAAGGCGTTTGGATACCCAGCCATTGGAATCACCTGACATCCTCCCGCGAATAAATTCGTGTGTTCCTGGCTGCATTAGAATGCGACCTCCTTTGCGGCCGGCGGTTCACGTTTCTTCGAGACTGCTCACCTTCCCTTCTGGGAGGTGTTGGCAATTCTCTCCACGCGCGTGAATTCGGGCATGCCCTGCCCTGCCGTCTGTGGTTACGGCGGAGCCGTTGTATGCGTCGGGATAGGTAAGCGACAGCATTTCATCCTTGAAACGCGGATATCCTGCAATGTGTCTGAAGAATGATTTGAATGCCCTGTCCAGCCTGTGCAGGCATTCCTGTGCGACATGACTGTAGACTTGACCTATACCGCTGCCGTCGTTACTGTGCCACATAGCGAGTGATTTGCACTTTTCAGCATAGACGACTGAAACCCGCCCTGTTTTCCATTCATGCTGTCTCTGCTCCAGCGCATAGTTCCAGAGGGACCTCAGCTCATCGGGCTGGCGCATGAGCTTACGTTCCTGGTTGCGGAACGGATACAGGCGGTACTTGAAGGGGACATACACCGGAGGCCACATCTGTTGCATATTCACCTTCCTGTTTAGTTCCGCCGCCCGCTTACCCACGAATAAATTCATGGGCCTGCGCTCGTTTTTTTAGTCAAACAGAGCACGCAATTTCTGCAGCCTTACAGCCGGTGCCACAGCTCCGGCCCCTGAATTCAGCGACGGGAATGTTTTCTTCTCATTTCCCGTGTGACCTCTTTCCCCGAAGGAATGCCCGAAAGTCCCGGCGAACTCACTTTGCGTGAAGCAACTATGTTGCCTGCGTTCAGCGAATCCTCCAGATCCATGCCACCTAAGTGTGCCCACATGAAAGCGCCGTCGAACGCATCGCCTGCGCCGACTGTATTTTCCAGCCTCCTTGCTTTGACACCGGGAACGCGAACAGACACATTACCGTCAGTTGCATACGCGCCTCTTTCCCCGGTCTTTACAACTATCAGATTTCCTTTTGCACCGGAGCTGTGCACTGATTTGAACCTGCGCAGGAATCGATGCTCCACTTCGTTGACAAACACGATATCCGAGTTCGTCAGGAAGAACCCCGGATCGGGTATTGTGTCAATCAGCGGTCCCGGATCGAACGCCACCGTCACACCCGTTTTCCTGCATTGCTCCAGAATACTGCGCATCATACCTGCAATCTTTACCGCCTGCGAAATGAAATAACCGTCGAAAAAAATAGCCCTTGTCCCTGGCAGAACTGCCTGCAGTCGCCGCGACAGCAGCTGGGAATGGACGCCGCTGCCGCCGTATCCGACAAATGTGTGTTCCTTCTTCCTGCTCACGAGCACGGCGCAAATTGCCGTGTGCCGGCCGGAAGACGAAACTACGCCTCCTGTGCAGACACCTTCCTTCCTCAGCACACTGAGCAGCAGCGATCCTGCAGGATCCTTTCCCAGGAAATCGAAGAGCGCAGTCCTCAAGCCCATTCTGCTCGCCGTTATCGCGACAGTGCACATTCCGCCGGGCACGAATGACGCACTCCCGGATGAAACGACTTTGTCAGCCTTCAGGGGAAAGGAATCTATATCGAGGTAAATATCCAGGACTGCATCGCCGATACATAGAAGATCAATGTCTTTTCGCATTTAACAGCACTCTCGCGGTTTTGATAAGGTCGACATCCGAATTCTTTCCGACTGCACGCACCCAGTCACTGCGTATGCCTCCCAGCCCTGTGTAGGCGCCGGACACTGCGCCTGCTATGGCACCGATGGTATCACAGTCGCCGCCCAGATTTGCTGAAAGCAGCGCGACGCGGTTGAAATCGAATTCCGCATACGCGCATAATGCAAGCGCTATCGGCACGGCGTCCTCGGTGAGTGCCTTCCTCTTGCCTTTCATAAAAGCATAGAGATCGGTGAGCAGCTGTTCCTCGCTTCCTGCACCTTCCGCTATCCGGATGGCATGACGTATCCTGAGATCCAGTTTGCCGCGATAATCACGGCCGCATTTTGAGCAGCTTGGAAAAGCCGCACCGTCGAGCGCACTCTGTATTATCAGAGCGGTGTCCCTCTCGCCCTCGATGGCCCTCTTTGTCGCAAGGCAGACTGCTGTTGCACCGGATATTGCAATGCCTGTGCAGTGAGTGGGCATGCAGGCTTTTTCAACATCCGACTTGGCCTCTTCGTCCGCACGGCCTGCATTTACAATGGCCACGGGTGAAATTCTCATGGCGCATCCGTTGGTGGTCCCGCCCTGTCCCGATTTTTCGGGCGACTGCCCGTTCATGAGCTTCGTTATTGCACGACGGGTGCTTGGTCCGATTAGAGTTGTCTGCAGTATGCTGCGCCTTTTGGCCCATGATACAAGCGACTTTGCAAATGCATCCGGCGAGACAGCTCCAGTCCTGATTA is a window encoding:
- a CDS encoding helix-turn-helix domain-containing protein, with protein sequence MQQMWPPVYVPFKYRLYPFRNQERKLMRQPDELRSLWNYALEQRQHEWKTGRVSVVYAEKCKSLAMWHSNDGSGIGQVYSHVAQECLHRLDRAFKSFFRHIAGYPRFKDEMLSLTYPDAYNGSAVTTDGRAGHARIHARGENCQHLPEGKVSSLEET
- a CDS encoding ADP-ribosylglycohydrolase family protein — translated: MNETEQRAAGTFSGVAIGDALGAATTFIPHREILMKFGRVTGFIEPKSSRVHEALSAGSFTDDTELTLVLAESIIRTGAVSPDAFAKSLVSWAKRRSILQTTLIGPSTRRAITKLMNGQSPEKSGQGGTTNGCAMRISPVAIVNAGRADEEAKSDVEKACMPTHCTGIAISGATAVCLATKRAIEGERDTALIIQSALDGAAFPSCSKCGRDYRGKLDLRIRHAIRIAEGAGSEEQLLTDLYAFMKGKRKALTEDAVPIALALCAYAEFDFNRVALLSANLGGDCDTIGAIAGAVSGAYTGLGGIRSDWVRAVGKNSDVDLIKTARVLLNAKRH
- a CDS encoding carbohydrate kinase family protein, translating into MRKDIDLLCIGDAVLDIYLDIDSFPLKADKVVSSGSASFVPGGMCTVAITASRMGLRTALFDFLGKDPAGSLLLSVLRKEGVCTGGVVSSSGRHTAICAVLVSRKKEHTFVGYGGSGVHSQLLSRRLQAVLPGTRAIFFDGYFISQAVKIAGMMRSILEQCRKTGVTVAFDPGPLIDTIPDPGFFLTNSDIVFVNEVEHRFLRRFKSVHSSGAKGNLIVVKTGERGAYATDGNVSVRVPGVKARRLENTVGAGDAFDGAFMWAHLGGMDLEDSLNAGNIVASRKVSSPGLSGIPSGKEVTREMRRKHSRR